GCAGCATTACCTGTCGGTTACGCGCGTACTGGAACCGCTTCGCGACCTGGCGCCGTCGGAGGGGAGACTGTTCGGCGACGGCTTCGGCGTGCACCTGCTGACCGGGTCCACCGCCAGCAAAGACCGTCGGCGAGCACTGGAAGCGGCGGCATCGGGGCAGGCGATGATGCTCGTCGGTACTCACGCCTTGATCCAGGAAGGGGTCGAGTTCGAACGGCTCGGGCTGGCGATCGTGGACGAGCAGCACCGGTTCGGCGTCCACCAACGGGTCTCGCTGCGCACCCGAGGCAAGGGCGACGTGCATCCTGACGCATTGATCATGACCGCGACGCCTATCCCCAGGACCCTGGCGCTTACCCTGTACGGAGACCTGGACGTCTCGACGCTGGATGAGATGCCTGCCGGCCGCACGCCGGTTCGCACAACGGTTGCTTCGAACGACAGTGCGCGCGAGGACGCCTACGAGCACATCCGAGGGGAGGTCGCCGCGGGGCGCCAGGCGTTCGTGGTGTGCCCGTTGGTGGAAGAGTCCTCGTCGCTGGAGGTCAAGGCAGCCGAAACTGAGTTCGAGCGCATCAAAACCGAGGTCTTCCCGGACTTCCGAGTTGGATTGATCCACGGAAGGCTAAAGTCTCAAGTGAAGGAAGAGGTCATGAAGGCCGTGCGGGCCGGGGAGATAGATGTTTTGGTGGCCACAACCGTTATCGAAGTCGGGGTGGACGTCCCCAACGCGACCGTGATGGTGATTGAGGACGCCGACCGGTTCGGGCTTTCTCAACTTCACCAGTTGCGGGGCCGGATCGGCAGGGGTAGGCACTCCTCGGCCTGCTACTTGTTCACCGCGGCCGAGTTGGATGATGACGATGCGCGCAGGGAAGCGGCGCGGCGCCTTGAGGCCATGGCCTCAACGACCGATGGCTTTCGTCTCGCTGAACTAGATCTGGAGATCCGCGGCGCAGGCCAGTTGTTCGGACGAGGGTCGGTGGAGGAAGGGAAGCGCGCGCCGTTTCAGTCGGGTCGCGGAGACCTTCAGTTCGCCAACCTACTGCGCGACGTCGAGGTGCTCGTGCAAGCGCGCGCCGAAGCATTTGCCATTGTTGATCGCGATCCGACATTGGCAATGCCTGAGCACCGGGCATTGAACGAGGAAGTGCGGCGCAGGTTCGCCGACCGTCTCGACTGGCTGTTCGCATCCTGAGATGCGCGTGACCGCGGGGATCGCCAAGGGCCGACGTTTGCGCGCGCCCTCGACGCCGGAAATGCGTCCGACCGCCGACATGGTCCGCAAGAGCATCTTCGACATCCTCGGCGATGCACCGCGTGACGCGCGCGTGCTCGATCTATTCGCCGGCGCGGGGACGTTGGGGATCGAGGCGTTGTCGCGCGGCGCGCGGGAAGCGGTGTTCGTGGATTCGGATTCGGCCGCCTGTGCCGCGGCGAGAGACAACGCGGCCGCGTGCGGATTTGCGGATCAGGTACGAGTGCATCGAGTCGATGTGCTGCGGTATCTTGCGCGCGCGCCCCGCACCCCCTTTGACCTGGTCTTTCTTGACCCCCCGTACGCCCGTGGCCTAGGATTCTGTGCCCGCGTCCTGGACAGGATTGCTGCCGAGGACTGGGTTCGCCCAGGCGGGACGGTTGTCGTGGAGGCCGCGTCGGAGATATTGGAGTGGCCGGCGGGCTTCCGCGAGACCCGGACTCGGAGGTTCGGGCAAACGCAGGTAGGCATGGCGATACGGGATGAAACAAGAGCTGACGGCGATCTACCCGGGGACGTTTGACCCCATCACAAACGGGCACCTCGACATCATCGAGCGTGCCCGAAGGCATTTCCCTCGGGTTGTGCTGGCCGTGTCTCAGAACCCGGGTAAGGCTCCCATGTTCTCCCTGGAGGAGCGCGTTGCCCTCGGCAAGGAGGTTCTCGCCGGAACCCCGGGCGTCGAAGTCGACGCTTTCGATGGACTCCTGGTCGACTATGCGATCCAGCGAGGCATCTACGTGTTCGTGAAGGGCCTGCGCGCCGTGAGCGACTTCGATTATGAGTTGCAGATGGCGCAGATGAATCATCGGTTGGCCGGGGTCGAGACGTTCTTCATGGTGGCAACTCCGACGTACAGCTTCTTGTCGTCGAGTCTGGTGAAAGAGGTCGCCCGGTTTGGCGGCGATGTCAGCGCGTTCGTGCCGGTTGAGGTCGCGCGCAAGATGAAGGAGCGGTTCCGTGGCGAATGAAGCGCATCACGAAGAAATCAGCGCGACGGTGACATCGTCGCGCGAGGAGGCGCCGCTTACGATTCCCATCGGACAGATGTCCGTGCTCGAGGATCTCGTTCGCCAGGTCGAGGAAACGATCCGTACTGCTCGCAACATGCCATTGTCGTCCTCAGTGCTCATCGACCGACAGAGCCTCCTTGAGTTGGTCGACGTGCTGAAGCGTTCGATTCCCGAGGAGATCGCCCGCGCCCGCGCCGTCATTCGGGATCGAGACGAAGTGATCGCGCAAGCGCAAGCGCAAGCGCAGCGCATCGCCGAACGCGCGCGCGCCGAACGCCAAAAGCTGTTGTCGCAGACCGAGATCGTAGAAGGAGCGACCCGAGAGGCCGATCGGCGGATCGCCGAGGCAGAGGAGGCCGCCCGCAAGATGCGCTCCGAGGCCGAGCATTACGTCGAGGGAAAGCTTGCTACGTTCGAGATTGCTCTGCAGAAGACGCTGAAGGCGGTTGAGCGCGGTCGTGCCCGGATCGCAGGCCGCATTGAGGCCGACCAGTTGGCTTCCGCGGAAGACGCCGAAGATCTCGGCACGCTCCCCGGCCGATAAGCGGTTATCTTCGCGGCCTCTCGAAGAGGCGGTGTTTGTGCTGGTCAAGTAGTCTATTGGGCGCTTGTGATATCGTTGACCCAGATGGCAAGGCACCTCGTGAGCGCTGTGCGCGAACCCTCAACCCTATCGATAGATGTCTCGGAGCTTCTGCGGCGCCCCGGCGCTTCACTGAAGTTCGAGGTCCGCTGCGTTCTGGAAGGGCTCTCCATGCCGCTTTCTCGGGTCGAAGAGGGCTCGAGCCTTGACGTGCGACTCCGTTTCGAGGCCTTGGTGGATGGGATTCACGCCTCGGGGACGGTTCGGGGCGTTGTGCAAAGGCACTGTCGCCGGTGCCTTGCCACGCTGAACGGTGACGTTGAGGTTCTGTTTGACGAGTTGTACCTCACTCCGTCGGAGGATGCAGTCGACGACGATGAGGCACGTGAGATCATCGACGGGTTCCTCGATTTGGAGCCGGCGCTTCGCGACGTGGTGCTGGTGAATCTCCCGCTGAACCCGCTGTGCCGGACGGATTGCAAGGGGCTGTGCCCCGAGTGCGGAGCCGACCGGAACGAGGCGGATTGCGGACACCGGGTTGAACGGGTGGACATTAGATGGGAGCCGCTGGCCGGGCTCAAAGAGCGTTTCGAACACACGGAGGAATAGATGCCGGTACCGAAGAGGAAGAAGCCGCGGACGCGGACGCGGTCGCGAAAGGCGCAGTGGTTTGCCAGCGTGACCTCGGCAGCGAGTGTCACCTGTCCGCAATGCAAGAAGCCGAAGCTTCCCCACCGAGCGTGCGCGAACTGCGGCACTTACGCGGGGCGACAGGTCCTGCATACCAAGTAGAACGCATGGCGCGGTTGCGCTTCGGTCGCGGCGGCACCCCGCTCGAGCGGAAGCTCGGCGCGGTATTGCGCGACCGCGAACTGTGGGAGCTTGCCCTTACCCATCGTTCGTTTGCCTACGAGCAGGGCGGGTTGCCCACGAACGAACGTCTGGAGTTCCTCGGGGACTCCGTGCTGGGCATTGTGGTCACGAAGGCGCTGTACGAGGAGTATCCGGATCGCCCTGAGGGCGACCTCGCCAAGATGCGCGCGGCGCTGGTCAACATGACGGTCCTTGCGGATGTGTCTCGCGAGATCGGGCTGGGGGACTGTGTCAAGCTCGGCAAAGGCGAAGAGATGACCGGCGGGAGAGACAAGTCTTCGATCCTCGCGGACACGCTGGAAGCCGTCTTCGGCGCGATCTACCTCGACCGCGGGATCAAGCACGCGTCTGCGGTCGTCCTCGGTCTGTTTCTTCCCCGGATTCGCGGGCAAGTGGAGGGCGGCGTCGTTCACGACTACAAGACGGCGTTGCAGGAACTGGCTGCCGCGGAGTTGAGCACGCTTCCCGAATACGTTCTCACCGAATCGGGTCCCGACCACTCGAAGCGGTTCGAGGCCGAAGTCCGGCTTGCCGGGACGTCATACGGGGCCGGCGCCGGCAGGTCGAAGAAGGAAGCCGAGCAGGCGGCGGCAAGGGTGGCCGTCGAGCGACTTCGCGGGGCGCCGGCCGGCGCGCGCCGCTCTAGAAGGCAAGGCGGGACGGTGACCGGTGCCTGAGCTTCCCGAAGTTGAGGTCATTCGCCGGGACTTGGATCGCGAGGCGGTTGGGCGTCGGATCAAGGAAGTAGACGTCAAGCTTCCGCGCATCGTGCGTCGCCACAAGAACAAGAAGGAATTCATCGACGCACTCGTGGGCCGCAAGATCGTCAAGGTGGATCGCCGAGGCAAGTACCTGCTGGCTCACCTTGATTCGAGCGACGTGTTGGTGATCCACCTTGGGATGACCGGCAGGATCGAGCGCGCGACGGGTCGCAAGACGACGGAGAAGCACACCCACGTGGTCATTCGTCTCCAGCCCGGGGGTGAGCTGCGCTTCATCGACATCCGCACGTTCGGAGAGCTGTTCGTGGCTTCCGCAGACGGACTCGACGGCGTCAAGGAACTTCAGCACATCGCACTGGATCCGTTGGGGGATGCGTTCACATGGCAATTGTTCAGCGAACTCCTCGTATCCAGGAGCGCCAAGCTTAAGAGCCTCTTGATGGACCAGAAGTTCATCAGCGGGCTCGGCAACATCTACTCGGATGAGGTCCTTTGGGCTGCCGGATTGCGGCATGACAGGCCCTCGGCCTCTCTGACCTCTCAGGAGGTTCGCCGGCTCTACCGCGCGATGCAGGAGGTTCTGCAAGAGGGGATTCGCTACGGTGGCGTCACGCTCGAGGACGAGACGTATCGGGACCTGCACGGGAAGGCCGGCGAGTTCCAGCATCACTTGAAGGTCTACGCCCAGGAGGGGAAGCCCTGCCGCCGGTGCCGCACTCCGGTCACGCGGGAGCGGTGGGGGAGTCGCTCGACGTACTTCTGCCCGCAGTGCCA
The Actinomycetota bacterium genome window above contains:
- the rpmF gene encoding 50S ribosomal protein L32; the encoded protein is MPVPKRKKPRTRTRSRKAQWFASVTSAASVTCPQCKKPKLPHRACANCGTYAGRQVLHTK
- the rsmD gene encoding 16S rRNA (guanine(966)-N(2))-methyltransferase RsmD is translated as MRVTAGIAKGRRLRAPSTPEMRPTADMVRKSIFDILGDAPRDARVLDLFAGAGTLGIEALSRGAREAVFVDSDSAACAAARDNAAACGFADQVRVHRVDVLRYLARAPRTPFDLVFLDPPYARGLGFCARVLDRIAAEDWVRPGGTVVVEAASEILEWPAGFRETRTRRFGQTQVGMAIRDETRADGDLPGDV
- a CDS encoding helicase-related protein — encoded protein: QHYLSVTRVLEPLRDLAPSEGRLFGDGFGVHLLTGSTASKDRRRALEAAASGQAMMLVGTHALIQEGVEFERLGLAIVDEQHRFGVHQRVSLRTRGKGDVHPDALIMTATPIPRTLALTLYGDLDVSTLDEMPAGRTPVRTTVASNDSAREDAYEHIRGEVAAGRQAFVVCPLVEESSSLEVKAAETEFERIKTEVFPDFRVGLIHGRLKSQVKEEVMKAVRAGEIDVLVATTVIEVGVDVPNATVMVIEDADRFGLSQLHQLRGRIGRGRHSSACYLFTAAELDDDDARREAARRLEAMASTTDGFRLAELDLEIRGAGQLFGRGSVEEGKRAPFQSGRGDLQFANLLRDVEVLVQARAEAFAIVDRDPTLAMPEHRALNEEVRRRFADRLDWLFAS
- the mutM gene encoding bifunctional DNA-formamidopyrimidine glycosylase/DNA-(apurinic or apyrimidinic site) lyase, encoding MPELPEVEVIRRDLDREAVGRRIKEVDVKLPRIVRRHKNKKEFIDALVGRKIVKVDRRGKYLLAHLDSSDVLVIHLGMTGRIERATGRKTTEKHTHVVIRLQPGGELRFIDIRTFGELFVASADGLDGVKELQHIALDPLGDAFTWQLFSELLVSRSAKLKSLLMDQKFISGLGNIYSDEVLWAAGLRHDRPSASLTSQEVRRLYRAMQEVLQEGIRYGGVTLEDETYRDLHGKAGEFQHHLKVYAQEGKPCRRCRTPVTRERWGSRSTYFCPQCQV
- the rnc gene encoding ribonuclease III, which gives rise to MARLRFGRGGTPLERKLGAVLRDRELWELALTHRSFAYEQGGLPTNERLEFLGDSVLGIVVTKALYEEYPDRPEGDLAKMRAALVNMTVLADVSREIGLGDCVKLGKGEEMTGGRDKSSILADTLEAVFGAIYLDRGIKHASAVVLGLFLPRIRGQVEGGVVHDYKTALQELAAAELSTLPEYVLTESGPDHSKRFEAEVRLAGTSYGAGAGRSKKEAEQAAARVAVERLRGAPAGARRSRRQGGTVTGA
- the coaD gene encoding pantetheine-phosphate adenylyltransferase; this encodes MKQELTAIYPGTFDPITNGHLDIIERARRHFPRVVLAVSQNPGKAPMFSLEERVALGKEVLAGTPGVEVDAFDGLLVDYAIQRGIYVFVKGLRAVSDFDYELQMAQMNHRLAGVETFFMVATPTYSFLSSSLVKEVARFGGDVSAFVPVEVARKMKERFRGE
- a CDS encoding DUF177 domain-containing protein, whose translation is MARHLVSAVREPSTLSIDVSELLRRPGASLKFEVRCVLEGLSMPLSRVEEGSSLDVRLRFEALVDGIHASGTVRGVVQRHCRRCLATLNGDVEVLFDELYLTPSEDAVDDDEAREIIDGFLDLEPALRDVVLVNLPLNPLCRTDCKGLCPECGADRNEADCGHRVERVDIRWEPLAGLKERFEHTEE